The following coding sequences lie in one Rhodothermales bacterium genomic window:
- a CDS encoding DNA topoisomerase IV subunit B, whose amino-acid sequence MAEVTASYTGKDIQVLEGLEPVRKRPGMYIGGTGKAGLHHLVWEIVDNAVDEATNGFASLIEVILHEDGKSVTVTDNGRGIPVDIHPKKKVPTLEVILTTLHAGGKFDGTSYITSGGLHGVGSSVVNALSEELIATIKRDGKQHTQTYQRGVPVTKLKTLTGTVRGTGTSIFFRPDADIFESVIFDPQWIGEQLEIKTYLNGNLKILFKDDVNGKKYEYHHEGGIAEYLQKVVKDEAARVVHADALFIKQNELVGGQRAEISIQWTEAPKERIDAFVNGIPTRDGGTHVQGLKDAVRSAVRAYMETHDLLPKKLELTADDIREGMIAVINLFMVDPQFQGQTKDKLNNPEARALLMNAVRLELEQYLNAHPTTGEAIAVRVIQAAKARLASRAAASSVRSKTSLSQRLTLPGKLADCSSSEASDSELFIVEGDSAGGSAKQGRDRKTQAVLPLRGKVLNAEQATLSKVTENKELSNIVQALGCGIGDKMDLARLRYHKVILLMDADSDGHHIATLLLTFFYRYMRPLIEEGYVYIAQPPLFRLDAGKETYWALDEADKERITKKIKSGRKNINIEIQRFKGLGEMMPKTLHETTLDPEKRRLLQVTIPDAERVATENTITELMGKDSGARYTFIMEHAAEVEDLDV is encoded by the coding sequence ATGGCAGAAGTGACCGCATCCTATACCGGCAAAGACATCCAGGTCCTCGAAGGGCTGGAGCCGGTTCGCAAGCGTCCGGGGATGTACATCGGCGGGACCGGCAAGGCCGGTCTGCATCATCTCGTGTGGGAAATCGTCGACAACGCGGTCGACGAGGCCACGAACGGCTTTGCGTCGCTGATCGAGGTGATCCTGCACGAAGACGGGAAGAGCGTCACGGTGACCGATAACGGCCGCGGCATCCCGGTCGACATCCATCCGAAGAAAAAAGTCCCGACCCTGGAGGTGATCCTCACCACCCTGCACGCCGGCGGCAAGTTCGACGGCACCAGCTACATCACATCCGGCGGTCTGCACGGCGTGGGCTCCTCGGTCGTGAACGCGCTCTCGGAAGAGCTGATCGCCACGATCAAGCGGGACGGGAAGCAACACACGCAAACGTACCAGCGCGGGGTGCCGGTCACGAAGCTCAAGACGCTGACCGGTACGGTGCGCGGCACCGGGACGTCGATCTTCTTTCGTCCGGACGCGGACATCTTCGAGTCCGTCATCTTCGACCCCCAGTGGATCGGCGAACAGCTCGAAATCAAGACGTACCTGAACGGGAATCTGAAGATTCTCTTCAAGGACGACGTGAACGGCAAGAAGTACGAGTACCACCACGAGGGCGGCATCGCCGAATATCTGCAGAAGGTGGTGAAGGACGAGGCGGCCCGCGTCGTCCATGCCGACGCGCTGTTCATCAAGCAAAACGAGCTCGTTGGCGGCCAGCGTGCCGAGATCTCGATCCAGTGGACCGAGGCGCCGAAGGAGCGGATCGACGCGTTTGTGAACGGCATCCCCACGCGGGACGGCGGCACGCACGTCCAGGGCTTAAAGGACGCGGTCCGCTCGGCCGTGCGCGCCTACATGGAGACGCACGACCTGCTCCCGAAGAAGCTGGAGTTGACGGCGGACGACATCCGCGAGGGGATGATCGCCGTGATCAACCTGTTCATGGTGGATCCGCAGTTTCAGGGGCAGACGAAAGACAAGCTCAACAACCCCGAGGCCCGCGCGCTCCTGATGAATGCGGTGCGCCTCGAACTCGAACAATACCTGAACGCGCATCCGACGACGGGCGAAGCCATCGCGGTCCGGGTGATCCAGGCGGCGAAGGCGCGTCTCGCGAGCCGCGCCGCGGCGAGCAGCGTGCGGAGCAAGACGAGCCTTTCGCAGCGGCTCACGCTACCCGGGAAGCTGGCGGATTGCTCGAGCTCGGAGGCGTCGGACAGCGAGCTGTTCATCGTCGAGGGCGACTCCGCCGGCGGTTCCGCCAAGCAGGGGCGGGACCGCAAGACGCAGGCGGTGCTGCCGCTCCGCGGCAAGGTGCTCAACGCCGAACAGGCCACGCTGAGCAAGGTCACGGAGAATAAGGAGCTGTCGAACATCGTACAGGCCCTGGGTTGCGGGATCGGCGACAAGATGGATCTGGCGCGGCTCCGGTATCACAAGGTCATCCTGCTGATGGATGCCGATTCCGACGGCCACCATATCGCGACGCTGCTGCTGACGTTTTTCTACCGCTACATGCGTCCGCTCATCGAAGAAGGGTACGTCTACATCGCGCAGCCCCCGCTTTTCCGGCTCGATGCCGGGAAGGAGACCTACTGGGCGCTCGACGAGGCCGACAAGGAGCGGATCACGAAAAAGATCAAGTCGGGCCGCAAGAACATCAACATCGAGATTCAGCGCTTCAAGGGGCTGGGCGAGATGATGCCTAAAACACTGCACGAAACGACGCTGGACCCGGAGAAACGCCGGCTCCTCCAGGTCACCATCCCGGACGCGGAGCGCGTGGCCACCGAGAACACGATTACCGAGTTGATGGGTAAGGATTCGGGGGCGCGCTACACGTTTATCATGGAGCATGCCGCGGAGGTCGAGGACCTCGACGTCTGA
- a CDS encoding ABC transporter permease, whose amino-acid sequence MNVDTHIVAGTLVVRLQGDWPLEGALPQAGPLLDASMRAGDVRSVAFDASGLGVWGSGLLYFLNDLQARCEADGLAFDASGLPTQITRLVALARSVPESSQTPAKRPATLIAQLGERGMRAGRDVLAFIRFMGEAALSVLRLLTGRIRFQWRDFWRIVQRNSSGALAIVGLIAFLVGLIVSFLGAVVLRRFGADYYVSYLLSYGMLRELGALMTAIIMAGRTGAAFAAELGSMKITEEIDALRTLGIDPFDFLVLPRLMGVFFMMPLLTVYADFIGLAAGMLVSETMLDVTTTQFLTGLLEPLTMTDALLGIFKGTVFGAIIGLAGCLRGLQTGNDASAVGEATTSAVVTGITLIILANACIDWAAAVLEI is encoded by the coding sequence ATGAACGTTGACACCCACATCGTGGCCGGCACGCTCGTGGTCCGGCTGCAGGGTGACTGGCCACTCGAGGGGGCGCTGCCGCAGGCGGGGCCGCTGCTGGATGCGTCCATGCGCGCGGGCGACGTCCGCTCGGTGGCGTTCGACGCGTCGGGCCTGGGTGTGTGGGGCAGCGGGCTGCTGTATTTTCTCAACGATCTCCAGGCGCGCTGCGAGGCGGACGGCCTCGCGTTCGACGCATCCGGTCTCCCGACGCAGATAACCCGGCTCGTCGCCCTCGCGCGCAGCGTGCCCGAGTCGTCGCAGACGCCGGCGAAACGCCCGGCCACCCTCATCGCGCAACTGGGCGAGCGCGGGATGCGCGCCGGCCGGGATGTGCTCGCCTTCATCCGGTTCATGGGCGAGGCGGCGTTGAGTGTGCTGCGGCTGCTCACGGGGCGCATCCGTTTCCAGTGGCGCGACTTCTGGCGGATCGTCCAGCGCAACAGCTCCGGGGCACTGGCCATCGTGGGGCTGATCGCCTTTCTGGTCGGCCTGATCGTCTCCTTCCTCGGCGCGGTCGTCCTGCGTCGCTTCGGGGCGGATTACTACGTATCTTACCTCCTCAGCTATGGGATGCTGCGCGAACTCGGCGCCCTGATGACGGCGATCATCATGGCCGGCCGCACCGGCGCCGCCTTCGCCGCCGAACTGGGCAGCATGAAGATTACCGAGGAGATCGACGCGCTGCGCACGCTTGGCATCGACCCGTTCGATTTTCTGGTCCTGCCGCGGTTGATGGGGGTGTTTTTTATGATGCCGCTGCTGACGGTCTATGCCGACTTCATTGGCCTCGCCGCCGGCATGCTCGTCTCCGAAACCATGCTGGATGTCACCACCACCCAGTTTCTGACGGGGCTTCTCGAACCGCTCACCATGACCGACGCGCTGCTGGGGATCTTCAAGGGGACCGTCTTCGGCGCCATCATCGGCCTGGCCGGCTGCCTGCGGGGCCTGCAAACGGGAAATGACGCGAGCGCGGTCGGGGAAGCGACGACCTCCGCGGTCGTCACCGGGATCACGCTGATCATTCTGGCGAACGCCTGCATCGACTGGGCGGCCGCCGTTCTGGAGATATGA
- a CDS encoding ATP-binding cassette domain-containing protein, whose protein sequence is MPEELPAIDVRNLTMAYGSFVVMRDLQFSIRRGEIFVIMGGSGCGKSTLLKHMIGLNRPHFGHIKYGRDDLWACNDEERRRMLRRIGVLYQYGALWSGLTLAENVALPLHEYTKLRKEEIAGLASLKLALSGLRGFDAFYPSQISGGMRKRAALARALALDPEMLFFDEPSSGLDPVSASRLDELIVQLRDSLGATIVVVSHDLDSIFTIADRAVYLDIEERTMTALGNPHDLLHHPPNESVARFLTRGGVKGREARGS, encoded by the coding sequence ATGCCCGAAGAGTTACCCGCGATAGACGTGCGAAACCTGACGATGGCGTACGGCTCGTTCGTCGTCATGCGCGACCTGCAGTTCAGCATCCGGCGCGGGGAAATCTTCGTGATCATGGGCGGGAGCGGGTGCGGCAAGAGCACCCTGCTCAAACACATGATCGGGCTAAACCGCCCGCATTTCGGGCACATCAAATACGGGCGCGACGACCTGTGGGCCTGCAACGACGAGGAGCGCCGGCGCATGCTGCGCCGCATCGGTGTGCTCTATCAGTACGGGGCGCTGTGGAGCGGACTGACGCTGGCCGAAAACGTGGCGCTGCCCCTGCATGAATACACGAAGCTTAGGAAGGAGGAAATCGCCGGCCTGGCGTCGCTCAAACTCGCGCTGAGCGGGTTGCGCGGGTTCGACGCCTTTTATCCTTCCCAGATCAGCGGCGGCATGCGGAAACGCGCCGCCCTCGCGAGGGCGCTGGCGCTGGATCCCGAGATGCTGTTCTTCGACGAGCCCTCGTCGGGGCTCGATCCGGTATCGGCGAGCCGGCTCGATGAGCTGATCGTCCAGTTGCGCGACAGCCTCGGCGCCACGATTGTCGTCGTAAGCCACGATCTGGACAGTATTTTCACCATCGCCGACCGGGCCGTGTATCTCGATATCGAGGAGCGCACGATGACCGCGCTGGGCAATCCGCACGACCTGCTGCATCATCCGCCCAACGAATCCGTCGCACGCTTCCTGACCCGGGGTGGCGTCAAAGGGCGCGAAGCCAGAGGATCGTGA
- a CDS encoding MlaD family protein, with translation MGSRINPTAIGLFIVGAIALAMYGVATLASNTFRVREQFTSSFNESVNGLDVGAVVKCQGVPIGQVVDLQLRIDLDEETFQVPVLYEIDLERLVTVVGPGVDWADPDVLQRHIEQGLRAQLQMESFVTGKLYIELSYMANPPPLGPDRPRHGHLEIPTVLSPLAELGEEATGLVAGLRSFDVSTINQNLVTLLVKANQKLAELDVAAINASFVRSAGAVEELARAPELRQSIEALPELAERLGRGLEEAERLLQHIDTSVEPLAAQLEDTGKELALALASFREALDSSKAALSTDTGLGYQMQQAMTSMTEAAEALQTLARALERNPGMLVRGKQPPDQTP, from the coding sequence ATGGGTAGTCGTATCAATCCTACAGCCATCGGGCTCTTCATCGTCGGCGCGATCGCCCTGGCGATGTATGGCGTTGCGACGCTGGCCTCGAACACCTTCAGGGTGCGCGAGCAGTTCACGAGTTCGTTTAACGAGTCGGTCAACGGGCTCGATGTCGGCGCCGTGGTCAAATGCCAGGGGGTGCCGATCGGGCAGGTGGTCGATTTGCAGCTGCGCATCGACCTGGATGAGGAGACGTTCCAGGTGCCGGTGCTTTATGAAATCGACCTCGAACGGCTTGTCACCGTCGTCGGCCCCGGCGTCGACTGGGCCGATCCCGACGTGCTGCAGCGCCACATCGAACAGGGGCTGCGGGCGCAGCTTCAGATGGAGAGCTTCGTCACCGGCAAGCTCTACATCGAGCTTTCGTATATGGCCAATCCGCCACCGCTCGGACCGGACCGGCCGCGCCACGGGCATCTCGAAATCCCGACCGTGCTGTCCCCGCTGGCCGAGCTGGGTGAAGAGGCGACCGGGCTCGTCGCCGGCCTGAGATCGTTCGACGTCTCTACCATCAATCAAAACCTGGTCACCCTGCTCGTGAAGGCCAACCAGAAGCTGGCGGAGCTGGATGTGGCGGCGATCAACGCCTCGTTCGTCCGGTCCGCCGGCGCCGTGGAAGAGCTGGCGCGGGCGCCCGAGCTGCGCCAGAGCATCGAGGCGTTGCCCGAGCTGGCCGAGCGCCTCGGCCGGGGCCTCGAAGAGGCCGAGCGGCTGCTGCAGCACATCGATACCTCGGTGGAGCCGCTGGCAGCGCAGCTGGAAGACACGGGGAAAGAGCTGGCGCTGGCGCTGGCCAGCTTTCGCGAGGCCCTGGACTCGTCGAAGGCGGCGCTGTCCACCGATACCGGGCTGGGATACCAGATGCAACAGGCCATGACGAGCATGACCGAAGCCGCCGAGGCGCTCCAGACGCTGGCGCGGGCGCTCGAGCGGAACCCCGGTATGCTCGTCCGCGGCAAACAACCACCGGATCAAACGCCATGA
- a CDS encoding PqiC family protein, which translates to MRGRKTRRHAPAMLTLLLALTGCVNLDPPANPTRYYVLGRTELGQKQRTETPTLGGYRIGIRRAQVAEYLDTPLIVTRLGTNEVAFAEYHRWGEDVGRGIERALATYLIADPSVRRADVVPWPAGVTPAYVVQINVERFEGEAVGQDGDAKNPYAALGYARFLATWEILDEDDLLLRRGTIDFTQDKWLVGNHQQLVTFLDLGVEQLSKDLLRAIRELAR; encoded by the coding sequence ATGAGAGGACGGAAAACACGACGCCATGCGCCGGCGATGCTCACGCTGCTGCTCGCGTTGACGGGCTGCGTGAATCTGGATCCGCCGGCGAACCCGACGCGCTATTACGTGCTGGGCCGCACCGAACTGGGCCAGAAACAGCGGACCGAGACGCCGACGCTGGGCGGATACCGCATCGGGATCCGGCGGGCGCAGGTGGCGGAGTACCTCGATACCCCGCTGATCGTCACCCGGCTTGGGACCAACGAAGTGGCATTCGCCGAGTACCACCGCTGGGGCGAGGATGTGGGGCGGGGCATCGAGCGGGCACTCGCGACCTACCTCATCGCCGACCCCTCCGTGCGCCGGGCGGACGTCGTGCCCTGGCCGGCGGGCGTCACCCCTGCCTATGTCGTCCAGATCAACGTCGAACGCTTCGAGGGGGAGGCGGTCGGGCAGGATGGGGACGCCAAAAACCCGTATGCCGCGCTGGGCTACGCGCGCTTTCTGGCGACGTGGGAGATCCTGGATGAGGACGACCTCCTGCTGCGCCGCGGCACCATCGATTTCACGCAGGACAAGTGGCTCGTCGGGAATCATCAGCAACTCGTCACGTTCCTGGATCTCGGCGTCGAGCAGCTGAGCAAAGACCTGCTTCGGGCCATCCGGGAACTGGCGCGGTGA
- a CDS encoding cupin domain-containing protein yields MPPAEETRHTWSHIPAEPLTDLLTRKMIWGDRIMLAHIDMKKGSRVPTHRHDNEQFSYILSGALKFWVGEEEREVVVRAGEVLHLPSNLPHGAIALEDSLSLDVFSPPRQDWIDGTDDYLRHQK; encoded by the coding sequence ATGCCTCCAGCCGAAGAAACGCGCCACACCTGGTCGCACATTCCCGCCGAACCGCTTACCGATCTGCTGACCCGGAAAATGATCTGGGGGGATCGCATCATGCTCGCGCACATCGACATGAAAAAGGGCTCGCGGGTCCCTACGCACCGGCACGACAACGAACAGTTCAGCTACATCCTGTCGGGCGCCCTGAAGTTCTGGGTCGGGGAGGAGGAACGCGAGGTCGTCGTCCGCGCCGGCGAGGTGCTGCACCTGCCTTCGAACCTGCCTCACGGCGCGATCGCGCTGGAGGACTCCCTCAGCCTGGACGTCTTCAGTCCGCCCCGGCAGGACTGGATCGACGGCACCGACGACTACCTGCGCCACCAGAAATGA
- a CDS encoding GNAT family N-acetyltransferase codes for MSALRPPEMLETVRLRLRPAAVADAPFVFNGYGSDPDVARYMMWPRQSRIEDAVGFLQRCEAVWQAGTSFPWLVERRQDGEPLGMIEMRIDGFKANIGYVFARSYWGNGYATEAATALRDWALAQPAIYRFWAYCDTDNAASARVMEKVGMKKEGVLRRWVIHPNVSAAPRDALCYAIVKEAGAL; via the coding sequence ATGAGCGCCTTGCGGCCGCCCGAGATGCTGGAAACGGTGCGTCTTCGCCTCCGGCCGGCCGCGGTAGCCGACGCGCCATTCGTGTTCAACGGCTACGGGAGCGACCCGGACGTCGCCCGGTATATGATGTGGCCCCGGCAGAGCCGCATCGAGGACGCCGTCGGGTTTCTCCAGCGATGCGAGGCCGTCTGGCAGGCCGGCACGTCGTTTCCCTGGCTCGTTGAACGCCGGCAGGACGGCGAACCGCTCGGTATGATCGAGATGCGCATCGACGGGTTCAAGGCGAACATCGGGTATGTCTTCGCGCGTTCGTACTGGGGGAACGGCTATGCCACCGAGGCCGCTACGGCCCTGCGAGACTGGGCGCTCGCGCAGCCGGCGATTTATCGCTTCTGGGCGTATTGCGATACCGACAACGCGGCGTCGGCTCGTGTGATGGAGAAGGTGGGCATGAAAAAGGAAGGCGTGCTGCGCCGGTGGGTCATCCACCCGAACGTCAGCGCCGCGCCGCGCGATGCGTTGTGTTATGCGATCGTGAAAGAGGCCGGCGCACTTTGA
- a CDS encoding GMC family oxidoreductase produces the protein MHTDARTLDDGTVVEGDICIIGAGAAGISMALEWKDTPHRVILIEGGGFQVEPRYQELYAGESAGQTYYPLQAVRLKAFGGTTGHWAGWCSPFEPIDFKPRAWVPESGWPIDRATLDPFYARANRYVEIGPPEWDAAYWEAQDPDRVSLAFDRSRVFTKMWQFSPPTRFGVRYRDDIVQANNIHLYTDAHVTSVRANDAASAVEGLTVQTFNGKTLTFRAKHYVMAGGAWQNARLLLASNDRVPAGLGNQNDLVGRYFMEHLEVMCAGMLLVNAPASMKMYEMKFFQTKARGELALTEAVQEENELLNLTATLHPRTLEPKDYPWLISRYPSDARFTVNRLEDLQDAYEGGKLDSSDYLSGLREFQLQARMEQAPNRDSRVMLAPEKDELGMPRLTLDWRLTPLEKHSLRRTFEVIGEEAGKAGLGRVQLLDWLTTDDPMWTPNLGGGWHHMGTTRMHDDPKRGVVDRDCTVHGMANLHIASSSTFTTAGVSNPTLTIIAMTIRLSDRLKGMMG, from the coding sequence ATGCACACCGACGCACGCACCCTGGACGACGGCACCGTCGTCGAAGGCGACATCTGTATCATCGGCGCCGGCGCGGCCGGCATCAGCATGGCGCTGGAATGGAAGGACACACCGCATCGGGTCATCCTGATCGAAGGCGGAGGGTTTCAGGTGGAACCCCGGTACCAGGAGCTGTACGCCGGCGAGAGCGCCGGGCAGACGTATTACCCGCTCCAGGCCGTCCGCCTGAAAGCGTTCGGGGGAACTACCGGCCACTGGGCCGGCTGGTGCTCGCCGTTCGAGCCCATCGATTTTAAGCCCCGCGCCTGGGTGCCGGAGAGCGGCTGGCCTATCGACCGCGCGACCCTCGATCCCTTCTACGCCCGCGCCAACCGGTACGTCGAGATCGGTCCGCCCGAGTGGGATGCCGCCTACTGGGAGGCGCAGGACCCCGACCGCGTCAGCCTCGCGTTCGACCGAAGCCGGGTGTTCACCAAGATGTGGCAGTTCAGCCCGCCGACGCGGTTCGGCGTGCGGTACCGGGACGACATCGTCCAGGCGAACAACATCCACCTGTACACCGACGCGCACGTGACGTCCGTCCGCGCGAACGACGCGGCGTCGGCGGTGGAGGGGCTCACGGTGCAGACCTTCAACGGCAAGACGCTCACGTTCCGGGCGAAGCACTACGTGATGGCCGGCGGCGCCTGGCAGAACGCGCGTCTGCTGCTGGCCTCGAACGACCGCGTGCCGGCGGGGCTGGGCAACCAGAACGACCTTGTCGGGCGCTATTTCATGGAGCACCTGGAGGTGATGTGCGCCGGCATGCTGCTCGTCAATGCGCCGGCGTCCATGAAGATGTACGAGATGAAGTTCTTCCAGACCAAGGCGCGCGGCGAGCTGGCGCTCACCGAGGCGGTCCAGGAGGAGAACGAACTGCTCAACCTCACCGCCACGCTCCATCCCCGCACCCTCGAACCGAAGGACTACCCCTGGCTGATCTCGCGCTACCCGAGTGATGCGCGATTCACGGTCAACCGGCTGGAAGATCTGCAGGACGCGTACGAGGGCGGCAAGCTGGATTCGTCGGATTACCTGTCCGGCCTCCGCGAATTCCAGCTCCAGGCCCGGATGGAGCAGGCGCCCAACCGCGACTCCCGCGTGATGCTGGCGCCGGAGAAAGACGAACTCGGCATGCCGCGCCTCACGCTCGACTGGCGCCTGACGCCGCTCGAAAAACACTCGCTCCGCCGCACCTTCGAGGTCATCGGCGAGGAGGCCGGCAAGGCCGGCCTCGGCCGCGTGCAGCTGCTCGACTGGCTTACCACCGACGACCCGATGTGGACCCCCAACCTCGGCGGCGGCTGGCACCACATGGGCACCACACGCATGCACGACGACCCGAAGCGGGGCGTCGTCGACCGCGACTGCACGGTCCACGGCATGGCCAACCTGCACATCGCCAGCTCGTCGACGTTTACGACCGCCGGCGTTTCCAACCCCACGCTGACTATCATCGCGATGACGATCCGGCTGTCCGATCGGCTCAAGGGGATGATGGGGTGA
- a CDS encoding CehA/McbA family metallohydrolase, giving the protein MIRRSAVLPAFILTVLLAGAALPARAQPRILLDRMVHLRLGPIPEWTSFPVETDGASWSLSFEAKTPPVDATLRFRQQDVKQSWQIVLNDTVLSALRVDENDLVAYLPVPAGLLRAGANTLSVVQIDDVADDIRIGEFMLLDRDVHAALSEAHVALRVTDADTGAPLPARITILNADGALQTVDAAASPLLAVRPGIVYTGNGEATFGVPAGRYTVYAGRGFEYGVDSVTIDLSRGKRAAHTLSIRREVPTPGYVSSDTHVHTWSFSRHGDATLEERLVTLAGEGIELPVATDHNQFVDYRVAAAGLGLDAYFTPVTGNEVTTPVGHVNIFPAPDYAAVPPYRVSDWRALYDGVFATPGIRVAVLNHGRDVHNDFRPFDPGRHLALVGANVDGWAFEANAMEVVNSSAQQTDVMQLFTDWFGLLNRGYSVTPIGSSDSHDVGRHFVGQGRTYVRVDDADAGRIDVDAAMDSFVRGRVLVSLGLLTEITVNDRYGPGDLAPASDQVSVSVRVLGPGWTRAETVDLYANGRLISTARIADGDRAGVKWAGSWTLPRFAQDVYLVAIARGPGVRRLYWPIARPYLPAGPVWMPQVIGATGAVRIDSDGDGRWSSAYAIARNLMAETGGELRALFDAAAPYDEAVAAQLASLLDDAGRFPGDATLDAYIRQAPPALQAGFDAYSAARRAAHDTPAREPGR; this is encoded by the coding sequence ATGATCCGGCGTAGTGCGGTCCTGCCCGCTTTCATCCTCACGGTGCTCCTCGCCGGCGCAGCGCTTCCGGCTCGCGCGCAGCCTCGTATCCTGCTGGACCGGATGGTTCATCTTCGCCTGGGCCCCATCCCGGAATGGACGTCGTTCCCTGTCGAGACGGATGGCGCGAGCTGGTCCCTCTCCTTCGAGGCGAAGACCCCTCCCGTGGACGCCACGCTCCGTTTCCGCCAGCAGGATGTAAAGCAATCCTGGCAGATCGTGCTCAACGACACCGTGCTGAGCGCCCTTCGGGTCGATGAAAATGATCTCGTGGCCTATCTGCCGGTGCCGGCGGGTCTGTTGCGCGCCGGCGCCAATACCCTCAGCGTCGTCCAGATCGACGACGTGGCGGACGACATCCGCATCGGCGAATTCATGCTGCTCGACCGGGATGTGCACGCCGCGTTATCCGAGGCCCATGTAGCGTTGCGCGTGACGGACGCCGACACCGGCGCGCCGCTCCCGGCACGTATCACCATCCTGAATGCGGACGGCGCCCTTCAGACGGTCGACGCCGCAGCCAGCCCGCTCCTCGCCGTTCGGCCCGGCATTGTGTATACCGGCAATGGCGAGGCGACCTTCGGCGTGCCTGCCGGCCGCTACACGGTTTATGCGGGGCGAGGCTTTGAATACGGGGTTGACTCGGTGACGATAGACCTGTCGCGCGGCAAACGCGCGGCCCATACGCTGTCGATCCGAAGAGAGGTGCCCACGCCGGGGTACGTGAGCAGCGACACACACGTGCACACGTGGTCGTTCTCGCGCCACGGCGATGCGACGCTCGAAGAGCGCCTGGTAACCCTCGCCGGCGAAGGCATCGAATTGCCCGTCGCGACGGATCACAACCAGTTTGTCGACTATCGCGTTGCCGCCGCCGGCCTGGGCCTCGATGCGTACTTCACGCCGGTTACCGGCAATGAAGTCACCACCCCCGTGGGCCATGTGAACATCTTCCCGGCCCCGGACTACGCGGCCGTCCCCCCGTACCGTGTAAGCGACTGGAGAGCCCTTTACGACGGGGTCTTCGCCACGCCAGGTATCCGCGTGGCGGTCCTTAATCATGGGCGCGACGTGCACAACGATTTCCGGCCGTTCGACCCGGGGCGTCACCTCGCCCTGGTCGGCGCCAACGTCGATGGCTGGGCCTTCGAGGCCAATGCGATGGAAGTGGTCAACTCGAGCGCGCAGCAGACCGACGTGATGCAGCTCTTCACCGACTGGTTCGGCCTGCTGAATCGCGGCTACAGCGTGACCCCGATCGGGTCCAGCGACTCGCACGATGTCGGCCGGCACTTTGTCGGACAGGGGCGCACGTACGTCCGGGTCGACGATGCGGATGCCGGCCGGATCGATGTGGATGCAGCCATGGACAGCTTCGTGCGCGGCCGCGTGCTCGTCAGTCTGGGCCTGTTGACAGAGATCACGGTCAACGATCGGTACGGCCCCGGCGACCTCGCGCCGGCCTCCGACCAGGTCTCGGTATCGGTTCGCGTCCTGGGTCCGGGATGGACGCGCGCGGAGACGGTCGACCTGTACGCCAACGGGCGCCTGATTTCTACGGCACGGATCGCGGACGGCGATCGCGCCGGCGTGAAATGGGCGGGATCCTGGACGTTGCCTCGATTCGCGCAGGATGTGTACCTCGTCGCGATCGCGCGCGGACCCGGCGTCCGGCGTCTCTACTGGCCCATCGCAAGGCCCTATCTGCCCGCCGGCCCGGTCTGGATGCCGCAGGTCATCGGGGCGACGGGTGCGGTGCGCATCGATAGCGACGGGGACGGGCGCTGGTCGAGCGCCTACGCCATCGCGCGGAACCTCATGGCGGAGACGGGCGGAGAGCTGCGCGCCCTGTTCGATGCCGCGGCGCCATACGACGAAGCGGTTGCTGCGCAGCTTGCCTCCCTGCTGGACGACGCCGGCCGCTTTCCGGGGGATGCGACGCTCGATGCGTATATCCGGCAGGCCCCGCCGGCCCTTCAAGCCGGCTTCGACGCCTACAGTGCCGCGCGCCGCGCCGCGCACGACACGCCCGCCCGGGAGCCAGGCCGGTAA